One window from the genome of Thermus sediminis encodes:
- a CDS encoding IS256 family transposase — MNQEGFKRLTKEEISRRIREGVKAIIEQVLEEEMTEHLAAGHRERTPSRRGERNGHYTRDLITPAGKIAQLRVPRDREGTFLTEVLERYKRMTGEVEAAVLEMDLQGVSTRKVAAITEGLSRVRIGKDAVSRVAQRLEEAPSAWRGRPLGLAYPYLYLDAAYFKANRGGRVVDLALLVAVGVNEKGYRGHGRSPYILLLAVEPAGGERKEAWRNLRKGLVERGLRGVRLVISDDPPSIRQAARAELPGASWQRCGAPGGVCGAAAGHGGIPGPRVC, encoded by the coding sequence ATGAACCAAGAGGGGTTCAAGAGGTTGACCAAGGAGGAGATCAGCCGGCGCATCCGGGAAGGGGTCAAGGCCATCATCGAGCAGGTGTTGGAAGAAGAGATGACCGAGCACCTGGCTGCGGGTCACCGTGAGCGCACCCCGAGCCGCCGCGGGGAGCGGAACGGCCACTACACCCGGGACCTCATCACGCCGGCGGGCAAGATCGCGCAGCTCCGGGTACCCCGGGACCGGGAGGGGACTTTCCTGACCGAGGTGTTGGAGCGCTACAAGCGGATGACCGGGGAGGTGGAAGCGGCCGTCCTGGAGATGGACCTGCAAGGGGTCTCCACCCGCAAGGTGGCGGCCATCACCGAAGGTCTGTCCCGAGTGCGGATTGGTAAGGACGCGGTCTCCAGGGTAGCCCAGCGCCTGGAGGAGGCGCCCTCTGCCTGGCGGGGCCGGCCCTTGGGGCTGGCTTACCCCTACCTCTACCTGGACGCGGCCTACTTCAAGGCGAACCGGGGCGGGCGGGTGGTGGACCTGGCCCTGCTGGTGGCGGTGGGGGTGAACGAGAAAGGCTACCGAGGTCACGGGCGCAGCCCGTACATTTTGCTGCTGGCGGTGGAACCGGCGGGCGGGGAGCGGAAGGAGGCCTGGAGGAACCTCCGGAAGGGTCTGGTGGAGCGGGGGCTTCGTGGGGTGAGGCTGGTCATTTCCGACGACCCCCCTTCCATCCGCCAGGCGGCGAGGGCCGAGCTTCCTGGGGCCAGCTGGCAGCGGTGCGGAGCTCCAGGAGGTGTTTGTGGCGCGGCGGCGGGGCACGGCGGAATCCCTGGCCCGAGAGTTTGTTGA
- a CDS encoding helix-turn-helix transcriptional regulator, with protein sequence MGKSARLLVLADALRLRPMRVGELAKRFGISERTVERDLKALEALGHPLERVGRGIYRIPDRPPPLHPIEALALFAAGRLLYHQAPTRQYRLALDKLARALPEPLRSLLLRSTEGLKERQGESRTLEMVARALLERRVLAFEYRSGGSRNWRPKELLVYFLEANRTNLGLYAIGYERGFHRAVVTFKLSRMRHARLLDETYKIPEDFDPSAYLNRAWGVVGVREKGVEVRLRFAPEASWRVLEGDYPGLEVEGELPDGSLLARLEAAPFKDGVPYEVLAWIQSFGPRVEVLSPPELRGLWLEEARRLLELYGTRQEVSGTPLKVGA encoded by the coding sequence ATGGGTAAGAGCGCCCGGCTTTTGGTGTTGGCAGATGCGCTAAGGCTCCGGCCCATGCGGGTGGGAGAGCTGGCCAAGAGGTTTGGGATAAGTGAGCGCACCGTGGAGCGGGATCTGAAGGCCCTCGAGGCCCTCGGCCACCCTTTAGAACGTGTGGGCCGGGGAATTTACCGGATCCCCGACCGTCCTCCGCCCCTGCACCCCATAGAGGCCCTGGCCCTTTTCGCCGCCGGGAGGCTCCTCTACCATCAGGCCCCCACCCGGCAGTACCGCCTGGCCCTGGACAAGCTGGCCCGGGCCCTGCCCGAGCCCCTGCGGAGCCTCCTTCTCAGGAGCACCGAGGGCCTAAAGGAGCGCCAGGGGGAAAGCCGCACCCTGGAGATGGTGGCCCGGGCCCTTTTGGAGAGGCGGGTCCTGGCTTTTGAGTACCGCTCCGGGGGGTCTAGGAACTGGCGGCCCAAGGAGCTTCTGGTCTACTTCCTAGAAGCTAACCGCACCAACCTGGGTCTGTACGCCATCGGCTACGAGCGGGGCTTCCACAGGGCGGTGGTCACCTTCAAGCTCTCCCGTATGCGCCACGCCCGCCTTCTAGACGAAACCTATAAAATCCCCGAGGACTTTGACCCGAGCGCCTACCTAAACCGGGCCTGGGGGGTGGTGGGGGTGCGGGAAAAGGGGGTAGAGGTGCGCCTCCGCTTCGCCCCAGAGGCCAGCTGGCGGGTTTTGGAGGGGGACTACCCGGGTCTTGAGGTGGAGGGGGAACTCCCCGACGGGAGCCTCCTCGCCCGCCTCGAGGCCGCTCCCTTTAAGGACGGGGTGCCCTACGAAGTCCTGGCCTGGATTCAAAGCTTCGGCCCCCGGGTGGAGGTACTGAGCCCTCCGGAGCTCCGGGGTCTCTGGCTAGAGGAGGCGAGGCGGCTTTTGGAACTCTACGGAACCCGACAGGAGGTGTCGGGAACCCCGCTTAAGGTGGGCGCATGA
- a CDS encoding CRISPR-associated endonuclease Cas3'', producing the protein MSAEKAALALWAKSGEPFHPLLAHMLDTAAVAQAVLFREPSRTLALYTQDWGLSLEEAVAWVALLVGLHDLGKASPVFQAAWEEGARRVQEAGLLLEEGLEWVAHGVFTELYLRRLLKAKGLPERAANDLATALGAHHGFLASAEEKKAARRQLKQEDPLWWEVRRWLLEELFQRLGARLPELEGREARPEAVLRVMALASFADWVASDPNFFPYGRDPMDPGYLAEAQKRAKRALDQVGWKAFRSPEKREFRHLFSFSPNPLQTRLPQVLGSPKEPVLALVEAPMGMGKTEAALYAYHLLQWALGHRGLYVALPTQATGNGLFPRVKAFLERLHSEGPLDLQLQHGAALLNREYVALLEKVRPEQVEKEGAVASAWFSARKRAMLSPHGVGTLDQALLGVLRVKHHFIRLWGLMNRVVVLDEVHAYDVYTSGLLLSLLKWLKALGSSVILMTATLPPSRRRELLKAWGGEGLRPGPGGLPPGGGGGGGGRAPRLPPAPSGAGGGPEAGPRGGGGPGKDPAGSPARGHWGHCEHRGPGPSPLPGPGRGETLHRGGAGGGGAPGLSGAGRGGGGEGPGGRHPGLPPPRPLSRRGTGPEGSPGPQALW; encoded by the coding sequence ATGAGCGCAGAAAAGGCGGCCCTAGCTCTGTGGGCTAAAAGCGGCGAACCCTTCCACCCCCTCTTGGCCCACATGCTGGACACGGCGGCGGTGGCCCAGGCGGTGCTCTTCCGCGAGCCTTCCCGGACCCTTGCCCTCTACACCCAGGACTGGGGCCTTTCCCTGGAGGAGGCTGTGGCCTGGGTGGCCCTCCTCGTGGGCCTCCACGACCTGGGCAAGGCGAGCCCCGTCTTTCAGGCGGCCTGGGAGGAGGGGGCGAGGCGGGTGCAGGAGGCGGGCCTCCTCCTGGAGGAGGGCCTGGAATGGGTGGCCCACGGGGTCTTCACGGAGCTCTATTTGAGGCGCCTCCTCAAGGCGAAGGGCTTGCCCGAGCGGGCGGCCAACGACCTGGCCACCGCCCTCGGGGCCCACCACGGCTTTCTAGCGAGCGCCGAGGAGAAGAAAGCTGCCCGCCGCCAGCTCAAACAGGAAGACCCCCTTTGGTGGGAGGTCCGAAGGTGGCTTCTAGAGGAGCTGTTCCAAAGGCTCGGGGCCCGGCTACCCGAGCTGGAAGGTAGGGAGGCCAGGCCCGAGGCCGTGCTCCGGGTCATGGCCCTCGCCTCCTTCGCCGACTGGGTGGCCTCGGACCCCAACTTCTTCCCTTACGGCCGGGACCCCATGGACCCGGGCTACCTGGCGGAGGCCCAAAAGAGGGCCAAGAGGGCCTTGGACCAGGTGGGCTGGAAGGCCTTCCGCTCGCCCGAAAAGCGGGAGTTCCGCCATCTTTTCTCCTTTAGCCCCAACCCTCTCCAGACCAGGCTTCCCCAGGTCTTGGGAAGCCCCAAGGAGCCCGTTCTCGCCTTGGTGGAGGCCCCCATGGGCATGGGCAAGACGGAGGCCGCCCTCTACGCCTACCACCTCCTCCAATGGGCCCTGGGGCACCGGGGGCTCTATGTGGCCCTCCCTACCCAGGCCACCGGAAACGGCCTCTTCCCCCGGGTAAAGGCTTTCCTGGAAAGACTACATTCCGAGGGGCCCCTGGACCTCCAGCTCCAACACGGGGCTGCCCTCCTCAACCGGGAGTACGTGGCCCTTTTGGAAAAGGTCCGCCCGGAGCAGGTGGAGAAGGAGGGCGCCGTGGCCTCGGCCTGGTTTTCCGCCCGCAAGCGGGCCATGCTCTCCCCCCACGGGGTGGGCACCCTGGACCAGGCCCTCCTGGGGGTTCTTCGGGTGAAGCATCACTTCATCCGCCTCTGGGGCCTCATGAACCGGGTGGTAGTGCTGGACGAGGTGCACGCCTACGATGTCTACACCTCGGGGCTCCTCCTTTCCCTCCTCAAGTGGCTCAAGGCCCTGGGCTCCAGCGTCATCCTCATGACCGCTACCCTGCCCCCTTCCCGCCGGAGGGAACTCCTTAAGGCCTGGGGGGGGGAAGGCCTCCGCCCAGGACCTGGGGGCCTACCCCCGGGTGGCGGTGGTGGAGGGGGAGGCCGTGCGCCCCGCCTCCCTCCCGCCCCATCGGGAGCTGGAGGTGGCCCTGAAGCGGGTCCCCGTGGGGGTGGAGGACCTGGCAAAGACCCTGCGGGAAGCCCTGCCCGGGGCCATTGGGGCCATTGTGAACACCGTGGACCGGGCCCAAGCCCTCTACCGGGCCCTGGGAGAGGGGAAACGCTTCACCGTGGGGGAGCTGGAGGAGGAGGTGCGCCGGGACTTTCCGGGGCGGGAAGGGGAGGTGGTGGGGAAGGTCCTGGAGGACGGCACCCGGGTCTTCCTCCTCCACGCCCGCTTTCCCGCCGAGGAACGGGCCCTGAGGGAAGCCCTGGTCCTCAAGCTCTTTGGTAG
- a CDS encoding DEAD/DEAH box helicase family protein, with translation MGKVLEDGTRVFLLHARFPAEERALREALVLKLFGRGGPRPERAILVATQVAEQSLDLDFDLLYTDLAPIDLLFQRAGRLHRHERSRPEKHAFPRLLLGVPEGLGFGKPLYWDAVYEDFVLLSTWRALEGKASLRIPQDLEGLLQEVYEEEEPIKFLEDLRERARKSLEKLKERREREAQTAKALSLSDPARLLAYWDEGEMVARERLEDDEEKPETQRLLTRLGDPSVAVVPLFRVGEALYLDREGRRRVPLSGELSREEAETLFQRAVRLSRRPIPTTLLREDPPKAWRRSGLLKGLRPLEVGRVFMLEKGAFRVDLDPELGVVYREV, from the coding sequence GTGGGGAAGGTCCTGGAGGACGGCACCCGGGTCTTCCTCCTCCACGCCCGCTTTCCCGCCGAGGAACGGGCCCTGAGGGAAGCCCTGGTCCTCAAGCTCTTTGGTAGGGGAGGGCCGCGGCCTGAGAGGGCCATCCTAGTGGCCACCCAGGTGGCGGAGCAGAGCCTGGACCTGGACTTTGACCTCCTCTACACGGACCTGGCCCCCATAGACCTCCTCTTCCAGCGGGCGGGGAGGCTCCACCGTCACGAGCGGTCCAGGCCCGAAAAACACGCCTTCCCCCGTCTCCTCCTGGGCGTGCCGGAGGGCCTGGGCTTCGGCAAACCCCTTTACTGGGACGCCGTCTACGAGGACTTCGTGTTGCTGTCCACCTGGCGGGCCCTCGAGGGCAAGGCCTCCCTCCGCATCCCCCAGGACCTCGAGGGCCTTCTCCAGGAGGTCTACGAGGAAGAAGAACCCATCAAGTTTCTGGAGGACCTCCGGGAGCGAGCCCGGAAGAGCTTGGAAAAACTCAAAGAGCGCAGGGAAAGGGAGGCCCAGACTGCCAAGGCGCTTTCCCTAAGCGACCCCGCCCGCCTCCTGGCCTACTGGGACGAGGGGGAGATGGTGGCCCGGGAACGGTTGGAAGATGACGAGGAGAAGCCGGAAACCCAACGCCTCCTCACCCGCCTGGGCGACCCCAGCGTGGCCGTGGTCCCCCTCTTCCGGGTAGGGGAGGCGCTCTATCTGGACCGGGAGGGACGGCGGAGGGTGCCCCTCTCGGGGGAGCTTTCCCGAGAGGAGGCGGAAACCCTCTTCCAGCGGGCGGTGCGGCTTTCCCGCCGCCCTATACCCACGACCCTGCTCCGGGAAGACCCACCCAAGGCCTGGAGGAGAAGCGGCCTCCTGAAGGGCCTTAGGCCATTGGAGGTGGGAAGGGTCTTCATGCTGGAAAAGGGCGCCTTCCGGGTGGACCTGGACCCGGAGCTAGGGGTGGTTTACCGGGAGGTTTAA
- the casA gene encoding type I-E CRISPR-associated protein Cse1/CasA, protein MEAKFNLVDEPWIPVLREERVVEVGIREALLEAPTILRIETPSPLEEAALHRLLLAVLHRALEGPRRPEDVLDWWRAGRFPKKPIEDYLNHFRDRFFLFHPEAPFLQVADLPEDKPLPWSKLLPELASGDNPTLFDHTTEENVPKATYAQATRALLVHQTFALGGLLRRYGVPSAQDAPVVRSALFLPTGENLLQTLLLNLVPYPQEEDAPIWEVPPLRLQDLEGAKTEWPLSGRTRVYTWPSRGVRLLDEGDGVRFMGYGPGVKPSEAVYRDPMVAQRLDAKVKVEFLRFSKEKSFWRDFSAMLPRQGGKVAATVDHAQDLQNKLQDEEEGWEGQVALRVLGQVSELGKDKVLDVRREVYPLPTGLLSPKGEENLEKALKAAEELGQGLFHLVLEVAWAVMGERDRQELKNFARSLPLERLYWHALDGAFPRFLAQVEKKDSLELWREELKGAARGAWEATRLFLGTEARHLKALAEGERLLGYLLGRLEEVVG, encoded by the coding sequence GTGGAGGCCAAGTTCAACCTGGTTGATGAACCCTGGATCCCCGTCCTGCGGGAGGAGCGGGTGGTGGAGGTGGGGATAAGGGAGGCCCTCCTCGAGGCGCCCACCATCCTCCGCATTGAAACCCCTTCCCCCCTGGAGGAGGCCGCCCTTCACCGGCTCCTTCTCGCCGTTCTCCACCGGGCCCTCGAGGGGCCCCGCCGGCCGGAGGACGTTCTGGACTGGTGGCGAGCGGGGCGCTTTCCCAAGAAGCCCATAGAGGACTACCTGAACCACTTCCGGGACCGCTTCTTCCTCTTCCACCCCGAGGCCCCCTTCCTCCAGGTGGCGGACCTCCCGGAGGACAAACCTCTTCCCTGGAGCAAGCTCCTTCCTGAACTTGCAAGCGGCGATAACCCCACCCTCTTTGACCACACCACCGAGGAAAACGTCCCCAAGGCCACCTATGCCCAGGCCACCCGGGCCCTTTTGGTACACCAGACCTTTGCCTTGGGCGGCCTCCTGCGCCGGTACGGGGTACCCTCGGCCCAGGATGCCCCCGTGGTCCGCTCCGCCCTTTTCCTGCCCACCGGGGAAAACCTTCTGCAAACCCTGCTCCTCAACCTGGTCCCCTACCCTCAAGAGGAGGATGCCCCCATCTGGGAGGTGCCTCCCCTGCGGCTCCAAGACTTGGAGGGCGCCAAGACCGAGTGGCCCCTTTCCGGCAGGACCCGGGTCTACACCTGGCCTTCCCGGGGGGTGCGCCTCCTGGACGAAGGGGATGGGGTGCGGTTCATGGGGTACGGACCCGGGGTGAAGCCCTCGGAGGCCGTCTACCGGGACCCCATGGTGGCCCAGCGCCTGGATGCCAAGGTCAAAGTGGAGTTCCTTCGCTTTTCCAAGGAGAAGAGCTTTTGGCGGGACTTCTCCGCCATGCTCCCTAGGCAAGGGGGCAAGGTGGCCGCCACCGTGGACCATGCCCAGGATCTTCAAAACAAGCTGCAGGACGAGGAGGAAGGGTGGGAAGGGCAGGTGGCCCTCCGGGTGCTGGGCCAGGTTTCGGAGCTTGGCAAGGACAAGGTTCTAGACGTTCGCCGGGAGGTCTACCCCTTGCCCACCGGGCTCCTTTCGCCGAAGGGAGAGGAGAATCTGGAGAAGGCCTTGAAGGCCGCCGAGGAGCTAGGGCAAGGCCTTTTCCACCTGGTGCTTGAGGTGGCCTGGGCGGTGATGGGCGAGCGGGACCGCCAGGAGCTTAAGAACTTCGCCCGCTCCCTTCCCCTGGAGCGCCTCTACTGGCACGCCCTGGACGGGGCCTTCCCTAGGTTCCTCGCCCAAGTGGAGAAGAAAGATTCCCTGGAGCTATGGCGGGAAGAGCTCAAAGGGGCGGCCCGGGGAGCCTGGGAGGCCACCCGGCTCTTTCTGGGCACAGAGGCCCGGCACCTCAAGGCCTTGGCCGAAGGGGAACGGCTTTTGGGCTACCTGCTGGGTAGGTTAGAGGAGGTGGTTGGGTGA
- the casB gene encoding type I-E CRISPR-associated protein Cse2/CasB, whose product MSQGKGFLEWLERLKAQKAWTPARAALRRSLAFPPGAYPKVMPYVEPFVKEEGWVREAHYLVAALYALKDGAHQEGRTLARALWEKAQGSDSVERRFLALLDADRDQIAFRLRQAVALVEGGLDFVQLLNDLLRWFSPERYVQARWAREFYGAEVSEEKKGVEA is encoded by the coding sequence GTGAGCCAGGGTAAAGGGTTTTTGGAGTGGTTGGAGCGCCTGAAAGCCCAGAAGGCATGGACCCCAGCGCGGGCGGCCCTGAGGCGGAGCCTCGCCTTTCCCCCGGGGGCCTACCCCAAGGTCATGCCCTACGTGGAGCCCTTCGTCAAGGAGGAGGGTTGGGTGCGGGAGGCCCACTACCTGGTGGCGGCCCTCTACGCCTTGAAGGACGGGGCCCACCAGGAGGGCCGCACCTTGGCCCGGGCTCTCTGGGAGAAGGCCCAGGGGTCCGATAGCGTGGAGAGGCGCTTCCTGGCCCTTTTGGACGCCGACCGGGACCAGATCGCCTTCCGCTTGCGCCAGGCGGTGGCCCTGGTGGAAGGGGGGTTGGACTTCGTCCAGCTTCTGAACGACCTGTTGCGCTGGTTTTCCCCGGAACGTTATGTCCAGGCCCGCTGGGCCAGGGAGTTCTACGGAGCCGAGGTTTCGGAGGAGAAGAAGGGGGTGGAGGCATGA
- the cas7e gene encoding type I-E CRISPR-associated protein Cas7/Cse4/CasC, which produces MKLMEVHILQTVVPSNLNRDDTGSPKDALFGGFRRARISSQAQKRAVRVAFRDFREKLFGQFLDAEFAVRTQKLVNERLVPELMKRGFNQNDAEQLSVKTLQLLKKGEGAFFKKDKPHETTYLIFAAPKEIEKLIDFIVNNSARLSGELDKRTKQKLGNELNEVLDGGKAVDLALFGRMLADRPELGVDAACQVAHALSTHKVDREFDFYTAVDDLNPKEETGAGMMGDVEFYSATLYRYAVVDLGKLLENLQGDKELALRGALAFLEAFALTLPSGKQNSFAAHNPPLFVAFRAGVGLPRNLATAFERPIRPREDRPLSALSAEALAQTWTRFDRAYGPLNPEWKGAVNLTEAKDLDPWPLFEGLRDLKTEVERALKALLEV; this is translated from the coding sequence ATGAAGCTTATGGAAGTGCACATCCTGCAGACGGTGGTCCCTAGCAACCTGAACCGGGACGACACGGGAAGCCCCAAGGATGCTCTCTTTGGGGGGTTTAGGCGGGCTAGGATCTCTAGCCAGGCCCAGAAGCGGGCGGTGCGGGTGGCTTTCAGGGATTTCAGGGAGAAGCTGTTTGGACAGTTCTTAGATGCTGAGTTTGCCGTACGTACACAAAAGCTCGTGAACGAGCGTCTGGTACCTGAGCTCATGAAACGGGGCTTTAACCAAAACGATGCCGAACAACTGAGTGTGAAAACACTTCAACTTCTGAAGAAGGGGGAAGGAGCCTTCTTCAAAAAAGATAAACCCCACGAGACAACTTATCTTATCTTTGCTGCTCCCAAGGAAATAGAGAAGCTTATTGATTTCATTGTCAACAACTCCGCTCGTCTGTCAGGCGAGCTTGATAAAAGGACTAAGCAAAAGCTGGGTAACGAGCTGAATGAGGTGTTGGATGGCGGAAAAGCCGTAGATCTGGCCCTCTTTGGCCGGATGCTGGCGGACCGGCCCGAGCTGGGGGTGGATGCCGCCTGCCAGGTGGCCCACGCTCTTTCCACCCACAAGGTGGACCGGGAGTTTGACTTTTACACCGCCGTGGACGACCTAAACCCCAAGGAGGAAACCGGTGCCGGGATGATGGGGGACGTGGAGTTCTACTCCGCCACCCTCTACCGCTACGCCGTGGTGGACCTGGGGAAACTCCTGGAAAACCTTCAAGGGGACAAGGAGCTGGCGCTAAGGGGGGCCTTGGCCTTCCTCGAGGCCTTCGCCCTTACCCTGCCCTCGGGCAAGCAGAACAGCTTCGCCGCCCACAACCCGCCCCTCTTCGTGGCCTTCCGGGCTGGGGTCGGCCTGCCCAGGAACCTGGCCACCGCCTTTGAGAGGCCCATCCGTCCCCGGGAGGACAGGCCCCTTTCCGCCCTCTCGGCGGAGGCCCTAGCCCAGACGTGGACCAGGTTTGACCGGGCCTACGGGCCCCTGAACCCCGAGTGGAAAGGGGCGGTGAACCTAACGGAGGCGAAGGACCTTGACCCGTGGCCCCTGTTTGAGGGACTTAGGGACCTCAAGACCGAGGTGGAGAGGGCCCTGAAGGCGCTTTTGGAGGTGTAG
- the cas5e gene encoding type I-E CRISPR-associated protein Cas5/CasD translates to MPTLLLRLQGPLQSWGTRSRFDHRDTWPYPTKSGVVGLLAAALGRDRREDVSDLAALRMGVRVDRKGVLKVDYQTAKEVRTANLESKKKKDVQSWRYFLSDAAFLAGLEGDGGLLRELHGALKNPRFPLFLGRKGYVPSPPPYLPDGLVEAPLEEALRAYPYLARGEPREDLLLALEAREGRLVYDQPAGPFSERRFAARYVEERWLPKEEVPEGPPSWEVARVG, encoded by the coding sequence GTGCCCACCCTCCTCCTTAGGCTCCAAGGCCCCCTGCAGTCCTGGGGCACCCGGAGCCGCTTTGACCACCGGGATACCTGGCCCTATCCCACGAAAAGCGGGGTAGTAGGCCTCCTGGCCGCCGCCCTGGGCCGGGACCGGAGGGAGGACGTCTCCGACCTGGCCGCCCTCCGCATGGGGGTGCGAGTGGACCGGAAAGGGGTGCTTAAGGTGGACTACCAGACGGCCAAAGAAGTCCGGACCGCCAACCTGGAGAGCAAGAAAAAGAAAGACGTGCAGAGCTGGCGGTATTTCCTCTCCGACGCGGCCTTCCTGGCGGGCCTCGAGGGGGATGGGGGGCTTCTTCGCGAGCTCCACGGGGCCCTGAAAAACCCCCGCTTTCCCCTCTTTCTGGGGCGCAAGGGCTACGTGCCAAGTCCACCCCCCTACCTGCCAGACGGCCTAGTGGAAGCCCCCCTGGAAGAGGCCCTGAGGGCCTACCCTTACCTAGCAAGGGGCGAGCCTCGGGAAGACCTCCTCCTGGCCCTCGAGGCCAGGGAGGGCCGCCTGGTCTACGACCAGCCCGCGGGGCCCTTCAGCGAGCGCCGCTTCGCCGCCCGGTACGTGGAGGAGCGGTGGCTTCCCAAAGAAGAGGTCCCCGAGGGTCCTCCGAGCTGGGAGGTGGCCCGTGTGGGTTAG
- the cas6e gene encoding type I-E CRISPR-associated protein Cas6/Cse3/CasE: protein MWVSKLVLNPASRAARRDLANPYEMHRTLSKAVSQALKEGRERLLWRLEPTRGIEPPVVLVQTLTEPLWSVLEEGYAEVFPPKPFEPVLRPGQRLRFRLRANPAVRLAATGKRVALKTPPEKLAWLERRLAEGGFRLLEGETGPLVRILQDTFLEARHKGEEGRLVQIQAVLFEGVLEVVDPEKARATLERGVGPGKVLGLGLLSLAP, encoded by the coding sequence GTGTGGGTTAGCAAGCTGGTGCTCAACCCGGCCTCCCGGGCGGCCCGGCGGGACCTGGCCAACCCCTACGAGATGCACCGCACCCTTTCCAAGGCGGTTTCCCAGGCCTTGAAGGAGGGGCGGGAACGCCTCCTTTGGCGCCTGGAGCCCACCCGGGGCATAGAGCCTCCCGTGGTCCTGGTGCAGACCCTCACCGAGCCCCTCTGGAGCGTGCTGGAGGAGGGGTACGCTGAGGTCTTCCCCCCAAAGCCCTTTGAGCCCGTCCTTCGGCCCGGCCAGCGCCTCCGCTTCCGCCTGCGGGCCAACCCCGCCGTGCGCCTGGCGGCCACGGGCAAGCGGGTGGCCCTGAAGACCCCGCCTGAGAAGCTGGCCTGGCTGGAAAGGCGGCTTGCGGAAGGGGGCTTTCGCCTTCTAGAAGGCGAGACCGGGCCCCTGGTGCGCATCCTGCAGGACACCTTTCTGGAGGCGCGGCACAAGGGGGAGGAGGGCCGTTTGGTCCAGATCCAGGCCGTTCTCTTTGAGGGGGTCCTCGAGGTGGTGGACCCCGAGAAGGCTCGGGCTACCCTGGAACGGGGGGTGGGTCCGGGCAAGGTCCTGGGCCTTGGCCTCCTCTCCCTAGCCCCTTGA
- the cas1e gene encoding type I-E CRISPR-associated endonuclease Cas1e, translating to MPPVPSARNLKELPKLRDGLSYLYVEHAVVEREAGGIGIYDQEGLTLAPAANLGVLFLGPGTRITHAAIRLLAENGCTVAWVGEGMARFYAQGLGDTRSGARLYRQARAWADPALHLEVVLRLYRMRFSQPLPEGLTLEQVRGLEGVRVRETYARWSRETGVPWYGRSYDRRDWRAADPVNRALSAGAAYLYGLAHAAVVSMGFSPALGFIHTGKLLSFVYDIADLYKADYLVPAAFRTVAKSEEGVERRVRRALRQAIQEGRLLERISEDLLNLFHGLGLPEGDDPVEEDPSRPGRLWDLEGEVEGGVAYGGDGPGEGAEEPEG from the coding sequence ATGCCCCCCGTGCCCAGCGCCAGGAACCTGAAGGAGCTCCCCAAGCTCAGGGACGGGCTTTCCTACCTTTACGTGGAGCACGCCGTGGTGGAGCGGGAGGCAGGGGGCATCGGCATCTACGACCAGGAGGGCCTCACCCTGGCCCCCGCGGCGAACCTGGGGGTCCTGTTCCTGGGCCCGGGGACCCGCATCACCCACGCGGCCATCCGTCTCCTCGCAGAAAACGGGTGCACCGTGGCCTGGGTAGGGGAAGGGATGGCCCGCTTCTACGCCCAGGGGCTAGGGGACACCCGAAGCGGGGCTCGCCTTTACCGCCAGGCCCGGGCCTGGGCAGACCCTGCGCTCCATCTGGAGGTGGTCCTGAGGCTTTACCGGATGCGCTTTTCCCAACCCCTTCCCGAGGGGCTGACCCTGGAGCAGGTGCGGGGCCTCGAGGGGGTGCGGGTGCGGGAGACCTACGCCCGTTGGAGCCGGGAGACCGGGGTGCCCTGGTACGGCCGGAGCTACGACCGAAGGGACTGGCGGGCGGCCGACCCCGTAAACCGGGCCCTCTCCGCCGGGGCCGCCTACCTCTATGGCCTGGCCCACGCCGCCGTTGTGTCCATGGGCTTCAGCCCTGCCCTGGGCTTCATCCACACGGGGAAGCTCCTCTCCTTCGTGTACGACATCGCCGACCTCTACAAGGCCGACTACCTAGTCCCCGCCGCCTTCCGCACCGTGGCCAAGTCTGAGGAAGGGGTGGAGCGCCGGGTGCGGAGGGCCTTGCGGCAAGCCATCCAGGAGGGGCGGCTGCTGGAGCGCATCTCCGAGGATCTCCTGAACCTCTTCCACGGCCTGGGTTTGCCCGAGGGGGATGACCCCGTGGAGGAGGACCCTAGCCGTCCTGGGAGGCTTTGGGACCTCGAGGGCGAGGTGGAAGGCGGGGTGGCCTATGGTGGTGATGGTCCTGGAGAAGGTGCCGAAGAGCCTGAGGGGTGA
- the cas2e gene encoding type I-E CRISPR-associated endoribonuclease Cas2e produces MVVMVLEKVPKSLRGDLTRFLVEVDTGVFVGRVSAMVRDLLWEKAVEKAEGGRVAMAYRANNEQGFALRLHGYSDRTLRDFDGIVLVSIRNAEAARKAARLTKQVQRYKCCAAEESEGDLEKKNLQ; encoded by the coding sequence ATGGTGGTGATGGTCCTGGAGAAGGTGCCGAAGAGCCTGAGGGGTGACCTTACCCGGTTCCTGGTAGAGGTGGACACCGGGGTCTTCGTGGGCCGGGTAAGCGCTATGGTAAGGGACCTCCTCTGGGAGAAGGCGGTAGAGAAAGCGGAGGGGGGCCGGGTGGCCATGGCTTATCGGGCCAACAATGAGCAAGGCTTTGCCCTTCGGCTTCACGGCTACTCGGACCGCACTTTGCGGGACTTTGATGGTATAGTTTTGGTGAGCATTCGGAACGCCGAGGCGGCGCGGAAGGCGGCGAGGTTAACTAAACAGGTGCAACGTTACAAGTGCTGCGCCGCTGAGGAATCCGAAGGGGATCTTGAAAAAAAGAATCTGCAATAG